Genomic segment of Mucilaginibacter sabulilitoris:
GGTCATCGTAATTTTCAAGGGTATTTGTGTACTGGAATATTCCCCGACATATTTATCAAGCTCAGTTGATTTTAATGTAATTGTTTTAAATTCTGGAATAGTAAACGGCTTGTTAAAATATATACTCAAAGCTCCAGTGACGACGTCATTGTATGAGTATCGTGTTCCATTGGAAGTGTAAGCTATCGCTATCTTCTCTTTCGGTAAATAAAAAAGCAGACTTAAAAACCCATCGATGCCTCCGGAATGTCCATAGCCTTTTATATCATAAAACGGCATAGCAAACATTGCCATACCATAGTTTTCCCTCATTGTTTTCATCAACTCTAAGTTGGCGATACTAATAAGTTTGCCTTCAAAAAGTGCATTTATAAATTTAACCAGATCGGCGGGCGTAGAAACAATAGCCCCAGCGCCTCCCGGAATGCTCATATCTGTTTCAGGCATTTGTGTCCACTGCCCTTGGTAAATGTAGGAGTATGCTTCGTTTTTGTTTGAATTGGCTTTAGTGCCGTAATAAGTTTGTGTCAAGCCTATTTTTGAAGTGACGCGTTTCTTTAATTCTTCGCCATACGTTTTACCTGTCAATTTTTCAATAATATAACCCAGTAATACAAAGTTAGTATTGCTGTATTCGGCCTTTGAATCCGGTTCAAAATCGGATTTTTGTCTGCTAAAGATGGCAATCATTTCATCTTCAGACTTAGGGCTGCCCATATAAGTGGCATAAAGTGAGTCGCTCGTAAAATTATGAAGCCCGGTACGGTGGTCAAGCATTTCCCTAATATTGATCTTACTGGCATTGGGAAGTTGTGGAAAATAACGAGCCAAAGGTGTTTCAAAACTAAGCTTACCTTCATCTATCAGCTGAAATA
This window contains:
- a CDS encoding serine hydrolase domain-containing protein codes for the protein MIQKRDCYFLLFFILQSCTHAQTFNKAKLDSFFVALNKNDQSMGNIAISANGVLVYQNAIGFSQINKEAKTPATIETKYRVGSISKMFTATMIFQLIDEGKLSFETPLARYFPQLPNASKINIREMLDHRTGLHNFTSDSLYATYMGSPKSEDEMIAIFSRQKSDFEPDSKAEYSNTNFVLLGYIIEKLTGKTYGEELKKRVTSKIGLTQTYYGTKANSNKNEAYSYIYQGQWTQMPETDMSIPGGAGAIVSTPADLVKFINALFEGKLISIANLELMKTMRENYGMAMFAMPFYDIKGYGHSGGIDGFLSLLFYLPKEKIAIAYTSNGTRYSYNDVVTGALSIYFNKPFTIPEFKTITLKSTELDKYVGEYSSTQIPLKITMTKKDITLFAQASGQSAFPLEAKGDNKFVYASADATFQFEPDKRRLTLIQKGNTYLFNKTDK